One window of Paludibacter propionicigenes WB4 genomic DNA carries:
- a CDS encoding M15 family metallopeptidase, with protein MIKYFRLSIFIIIVFTSCNPERKTNTTSNKHIISEAIIVDCHYSLEEAISGSKAPKSVLNQLELIDVQYYSTDGKIHRGQVLTNKKISPEIKVIFSFILQNKFPVARVIPIVKYNWDDNASMQANNTYSFCYRNVSYSKHAQGLAIDINPFFNPQRWKKSQKNRIDRPIGAKYDAKVPGTFYSNHPVVQQFKKLGFRWGHTFTAKYDDHHFELK; from the coding sequence ATGATAAAATATTTCAGGCTTTCAATTTTTATTATTATCGTTTTCACATCTTGTAATCCGGAAAGAAAAACAAATACCACCAGCAACAAGCATATAATAAGTGAGGCGATTATAGTTGACTGCCACTACTCGCTGGAGGAGGCAATCTCGGGATCGAAAGCTCCGAAATCTGTTCTTAATCAACTGGAGTTAATTGATGTGCAATACTACTCAACCGATGGTAAAATCCATAGAGGGCAAGTACTCACAAATAAAAAAATATCTCCTGAAATAAAAGTAATATTTAGTTTTATCCTACAGAATAAATTTCCGGTAGCGCGAGTAATTCCGATAGTAAAATACAATTGGGATGATAACGCATCAATGCAGGCAAACAATACTTATAGTTTTTGTTACCGAAATGTAAGTTATTCTAAACATGCTCAAGGACTAGCTATTGATATTAATCCTTTCTTTAATCCTCAACGTTGGAAAAAGAGTCAGAAAAACCGTATTGACAGACCTATAGGAGCAAAGTACGATGCTAAGGTTCCCGGAACTTTTTATAGCAATCATCCAGTAGTTCAGCAATTTAAAAAACTAGGGTTTCGCTGGGGTCACACTTTTACAGCAAAGTATGACGACCACCATTTCGAGTTAAAATAA
- a CDS encoding lysophospholipid acyltransferase family protein, which translates to MFNILYALAWIITLLPLRVLYILSDIGYPIVYYLIRYRRAVVRRNLEKSFPDKTKKELRKTERRFYRFFCDLFIETIYEINISEAEIKRRFAFVNIEGLLKEHAKGKGILVMTAHYGNWEWGVNFPLFVSEKINACQIYKELSNKKFDKFIYNLRSKFGGINVEKRNLLRTMIKLQSDADKGIYFMISDQTPAAQKIHHWTQFLHQDTPALTGTEQLARKFDYAVFYAETKCIKRGYYQCEMIPLEMESAKTAEFEITEKYMKMLQKTIEAKPQYWLWSHKRWKYTRS; encoded by the coding sequence ATGTTCAATATCTTATATGCATTGGCGTGGATTATCACTCTGCTTCCTCTGAGAGTACTATACATTCTCTCAGACATAGGCTATCCTATTGTTTATTATCTAATTCGGTACAGAAGAGCTGTTGTTCGCCGTAATCTCGAAAAATCATTTCCAGACAAAACAAAAAAAGAACTCCGGAAAACTGAACGACGGTTCTATCGTTTTTTCTGTGATCTATTCATTGAAACCATCTACGAAATCAATATCAGTGAAGCCGAAATAAAGCGAAGATTTGCTTTTGTAAATATCGAAGGGCTACTAAAAGAACACGCTAAAGGAAAAGGAATACTAGTGATGACGGCTCATTACGGAAATTGGGAATGGGGCGTAAACTTCCCTTTGTTTGTTTCTGAAAAGATAAATGCATGTCAGATTTACAAAGAATTATCAAACAAGAAATTTGATAAGTTTATATACAATCTCAGGTCTAAGTTTGGAGGAATAAATGTAGAAAAGCGTAATTTACTCCGAACAATGATCAAACTTCAATCTGACGCTGATAAAGGTATTTACTTTATGATTTCAGATCAGACACCGGCTGCTCAAAAAATACATCATTGGACTCAATTCCTACATCAGGATACTCCTGCATTAACCGGTACGGAGCAACTAGCCAGAAAATTTGATTACGCTGTCTTTTATGCCGAAACAAAATGCATTAAAAGAGGTTACTATCAGTGTGAAATGATTCCTTTGGAAATGGAATCGGCTAAAACGGCTGAATTTGAAATAACCGAGAAATACATGAAAATGCTTCAAAAAACGATTGAAGCTAAACCTCAATATTGGCTTTGGTCTCACAAACGCTGGAAATACACCCGAAGCTAA
- the hemW gene encoding radical SAM family heme chaperone HemW yields the protein MAGIYIHIPFCSKRCTYCDFYTEVAPDLIPDLVKHLVKEINIRKDYLKNETISTIYFGGGTPSILSREQFSEILDGIFAVYTVEENAEITFEANPDDLTVDFFDSIKYLPFNRISIGIQSFDDNDLKRINRRHTADQAIKAVKNAQNAGFDNISIDLIYGLPLQSIEDWEKQLDIALSLNIQHVSAYGLTYEEGTALWKQREKGLVKPIIDETMNEMYLLLVKKMKEKGFEAYEISNFALDGFRSKHNSSYWKQNSYLGIGPSAHSYDLVSRQWNVASIKAYIAALENNTPYFEKEELTLYDRYNDYVMVSLRTSDGLDFDFLSSEFGQNLASYFLDNIRIYIENNSVIQSDGKYSLTPQGIMISNQILIQLIKV from the coding sequence ATGGCAGGCATTTACATTCATATTCCATTTTGTTCAAAAAGATGTACCTATTGCGACTTCTATACAGAAGTTGCACCAGATTTAATCCCTGATTTGGTCAAACATCTCGTTAAAGAAATCAATATTCGTAAAGATTATTTGAAAAATGAAACGATAAGCACGATTTATTTTGGCGGAGGTACACCAAGTATTTTGTCGCGAGAGCAGTTTTCCGAGATATTGGATGGTATTTTCGCAGTTTACACCGTTGAGGAGAATGCCGAAATAACATTCGAGGCAAACCCCGATGATTTGACCGTGGATTTTTTTGATTCGATAAAATATTTACCGTTTAATCGTATTAGTATTGGTATACAATCATTCGATGATAATGATTTAAAGCGAATAAACCGAAGACATACAGCAGATCAGGCAATAAAAGCAGTTAAAAATGCTCAAAATGCAGGTTTTGACAATATCAGCATTGATTTGATCTACGGACTGCCACTTCAAAGTATTGAGGATTGGGAAAAACAACTAGATATTGCACTAAGCCTTAATATTCAGCATGTTTCGGCTTATGGGTTAACGTACGAAGAAGGAACTGCTCTATGGAAACAGCGTGAGAAAGGCTTAGTAAAACCAATAATTGACGAAACAATGAATGAAATGTATTTATTGTTGGTTAAGAAAATGAAAGAAAAAGGTTTTGAAGCCTATGAAATATCTAACTTTGCCCTCGATGGATTTCGCTCAAAGCATAATTCATCTTACTGGAAACAAAATTCGTATCTGGGAATCGGCCCTTCAGCACATTCTTATGATTTGGTTTCCCGTCAGTGGAATGTAGCCTCAATAAAAGCTTATATAGCTGCTTTAGAGAATAATACTCCCTACTTTGAAAAAGAAGAACTGACTTTATACGACAGGTATAATGACTATGTGATGGTGTCACTTCGAACATCAGATGGATTGGATTTTGATTTCTTGTCAAGTGAATTTGGGCAAAATCTTGCAAGTTATTTTCTGGATAATATTCGGATTTATATTGAAAACAATTCTGTGATTCAGAGTGACGGGAAATACTCATTAACCCCTCAGGGAATAATGATTTCTAATCAGATTTTAATACAACTAATAAAGGTGTAA
- a CDS encoding glycosyltransferase family 2 protein → MTTAIVILNWNGEKYLQQFLPTLIENTQLSGAEIIVADNASTDSSLLVLKNKFPEIKTIVLDKNYGFAEGYNRALSQIDADYYVLLNSDVEVTPGWLEPMISYLNEHTDVVACQPKIRSYFNREYFEHAGAAGGFIDKFGFPFCRGRVLGTAEKDNGQHDTITDIFWATGACLVVRSKIFWKVGGLDNDFFAHMEEIDLCWRFKSRGYRLVCIPESVVYHVGGGTLNVESPFKTYLNFRNNLLMLYKNLPTKLLDDTMFWRTIFDYVAAVQFFITRKPKNARSILKARSDFKQMKPNFESKRKENILYSTSDNYTDILQESIVIEYFFKGRKTYNSLLK, encoded by the coding sequence ATGACTACGGCTATTGTCATTCTCAACTGGAATGGAGAAAAATATCTGCAGCAGTTTCTGCCTACACTCATTGAAAACACTCAACTTTCAGGAGCTGAAATCATTGTGGCTGATAATGCTTCGACAGACTCCTCTTTACTTGTGCTGAAGAATAAATTTCCTGAAATAAAAACGATAGTTTTGGATAAGAATTATGGTTTTGCCGAAGGATATAACAGAGCTTTAAGTCAAATAGATGCGGACTATTATGTGTTGCTAAATTCCGATGTTGAAGTTACACCGGGTTGGTTAGAACCAATGATATCGTATCTGAATGAACATACCGATGTAGTAGCCTGTCAGCCCAAGATTCGCTCATATTTTAATCGGGAATACTTTGAACATGCCGGTGCCGCAGGAGGTTTTATAGACAAGTTTGGATTTCCATTTTGCCGTGGCAGAGTTTTAGGAACTGCTGAAAAAGACAACGGTCAGCACGATACAATTACCGACATCTTTTGGGCAACCGGTGCATGTCTCGTAGTTCGATCAAAGATTTTTTGGAAAGTAGGAGGGTTGGATAATGATTTCTTTGCGCATATGGAAGAGATTGATCTTTGCTGGCGATTTAAGAGTAGGGGATATCGTCTGGTGTGTATTCCGGAAAGTGTGGTTTATCATGTCGGAGGTGGAACTTTAAATGTAGAAAGCCCTTTTAAAACCTATTTGAATTTCAGGAATAACCTCTTGATGCTTTATAAGAACTTACCCACAAAACTATTGGATGACACTATGTTCTGGAGAACAATATTTGATTATGTTGCTGCTGTTCAATTTTTTATTACTAGAAAACCAAAAAATGCCAGAAGCATTCTCAAAGCCCGATCTGACTTTAAACAAATGAAGCCTAATTTCGAAAGCAAACGAAAAGAAAATATATTATATTCAACTTCAGATAACTATACTGACATTTTACAAGAAAGTATTGTAATTGAATATTTCTTTAAAGGTCGGAAAACTTATAACTCCCTATTAAAATAA
- a CDS encoding adenosylcobalamin-dependent ribonucleoside-diphosphate reductase, protein METKTFTAEEIKESTLKYFKGDDLATKVWATKYALKDSFGNTYELNPDDMHRRLAKEIARIEKKYPNPLSEDELFELFRDFKYIVPQGSPMTGIGNDFQVASLSNCFVIGFDGDSDSYGAIIKIDEEQVQLMKRRGGVGHDLSHIRPKGSPVKNSALTSTGIVPFMERYSNSTREVAQDGRRGALMLSVSIKHPDSETFIDAKMESGKVTGANISVKLHDDFMKAAINNETYTQQYPVTSENPWFTKNVDANAIWKKIVHNAWQSAEPGILFWDTITRESVPDCYADLGYRTVSTNPCGEIPLCPYDSCRLLAINLYSYINNPFTPQASFDFELFHKHVGLAQRIMDDIIDLEMEKIDKIIAKIESDPEDEEIKNTEFQLWEKIKTKTSQGRRTGVGTTAEGDMLAALGFRYGTEEATDFSEKVHKAVALAAYRSSVTMAQERGAFSVYDAKREENNPYIQRLREADPQLYEDMAKYGRRNIACLTIAPTGTTSIMTQTTSGVEPVFMPVYTRRRKVNPNDKNVRVDFIDENGDSWEEYVVFHHKFVTWMEANNYSTTKRYTKEEVDEIVAKSPYYKATANDVDWLKKVQMQGRIQKWVDHSISVTINLPADATEELVGKLYEEAWRCGCKGVTVYRDGSRAGVLIAVDEKKEEKKEERKENCFCYEGDLVVRPKELNCDIVRFQNAKDKWIAFVGLSSNGRPYEIFTGLADDEEGILLPKTVTEGKIIKTVDENGNKRYDFQFVNKRGYKTTVEGLSHKFDKEFWNYAKLISGVLRYGMPIDQVIKLVSGLQLDSESINTWKVGVERALKKYIPDGTQIKEQPCPECGQKTLVYQEGCLKCSSCGYSKCG, encoded by the coding sequence GTGGAAACAAAAACATTCACTGCAGAAGAAATAAAAGAGTCAACTCTCAAATATTTCAAAGGAGATGACCTCGCTACTAAAGTATGGGCAACTAAGTATGCACTCAAAGATTCATTCGGTAACACTTATGAATTAAATCCTGACGATATGCATCGTCGATTGGCCAAAGAAATTGCCCGGATTGAAAAGAAATATCCAAATCCTCTTTCAGAAGATGAACTTTTCGAATTATTTCGTGACTTTAAATATATTGTACCGCAAGGTAGCCCAATGACGGGTATTGGAAATGATTTTCAGGTAGCATCGCTATCCAATTGCTTCGTTATTGGATTTGATGGAGATTCTGACTCATACGGTGCTATCATAAAAATAGACGAAGAACAAGTGCAACTCATGAAGCGTCGTGGTGGAGTTGGTCATGACCTCTCTCACATACGTCCTAAAGGTTCGCCTGTAAAGAACTCGGCACTGACTTCTACCGGTATCGTACCGTTTATGGAACGTTATTCAAATTCTACGCGCGAAGTTGCGCAAGATGGACGACGTGGTGCACTTATGCTTAGTGTTTCAATAAAACACCCTGATTCAGAGACTTTTATTGATGCTAAAATGGAATCAGGAAAAGTAACCGGAGCTAACATATCTGTGAAGCTGCACGATGACTTCATGAAGGCTGCCATAAACAACGAAACTTACACACAGCAATATCCTGTAACATCCGAAAATCCTTGGTTTACTAAAAATGTAGATGCCAACGCTATCTGGAAAAAAATTGTACACAATGCGTGGCAATCGGCTGAACCCGGAATCTTGTTTTGGGATACTATTACGCGTGAATCTGTTCCAGACTGCTATGCCGATTTAGGCTATAGAACAGTATCTACAAATCCTTGTGGCGAGATCCCGCTTTGTCCTTACGATAGTTGTCGCTTATTGGCCATTAATTTGTATTCGTACATTAACAATCCATTTACTCCGCAAGCATCGTTCGATTTCGAGTTATTCCATAAACATGTTGGGTTGGCTCAACGCATTATGGATGATATTATTGACCTTGAAATGGAGAAAATTGATAAAATTATCGCCAAGATAGAGTCAGATCCTGAAGATGAGGAAATAAAAAATACTGAATTCCAGCTTTGGGAAAAAATTAAAACAAAAACATCTCAGGGGCGCAGAACTGGCGTTGGAACAACAGCGGAAGGTGATATGCTGGCAGCTTTAGGTTTCCGTTACGGAACAGAAGAAGCAACAGATTTTTCTGAGAAGGTACATAAAGCTGTTGCATTAGCTGCTTACAGATCGTCGGTAACGATGGCGCAGGAACGTGGAGCTTTTTCTGTTTATGATGCTAAACGAGAAGAAAACAATCCTTACATTCAACGTTTACGTGAGGCTGATCCGCAACTTTATGAAGATATGGCTAAGTATGGTCGTCGTAATATTGCTTGTTTGACGATTGCTCCTACCGGCACCACCAGTATAATGACTCAAACGACTTCCGGAGTAGAACCTGTATTTATGCCTGTGTACACCAGAAGAAGAAAAGTAAATCCAAACGATAAAAATGTTCGTGTAGATTTTATTGATGAAAACGGAGATTCTTGGGAAGAATATGTTGTATTTCATCATAAATTTGTTACCTGGATGGAGGCAAACAATTACTCCACAACCAAACGCTATACTAAAGAAGAGGTTGACGAAATTGTAGCGAAGTCACCATATTATAAAGCAACTGCTAATGATGTAGATTGGCTCAAGAAAGTTCAAATGCAGGGACGTATTCAGAAATGGGTTGATCACTCAATTAGTGTTACTATTAATCTACCCGCTGATGCAACTGAAGAACTGGTAGGAAAACTGTATGAAGAAGCATGGCGTTGTGGTTGTAAAGGAGTAACTGTTTATAGAGATGGGTCTCGTGCCGGTGTTCTTATTGCAGTTGATGAGAAAAAAGAAGAAAAGAAGGAAGAAAGAAAAGAAAATTGTTTCTGCTACGAAGGTGACCTTGTAGTAAGACCAAAAGAGCTTAATTGCGATATCGTTCGTTTCCAAAATGCTAAAGATAAGTGGATTGCCTTTGTAGGTTTATCCAGCAATGGTCGTCCATACGAAATTTTTACCGGTTTAGCAGATGATGAAGAAGGTATTTTACTTCCAAAAACAGTTACGGAAGGAAAAATCATAAAAACAGTAGATGAAAACGGTAACAAGCGGTATGACTTTCAATTTGTGAATAAGCGTGGATATAAAACTACAGTTGAAGGTTTATCTCATAAATTTGATAAAGAATTCTGGAATTACGCTAAACTCATCTCGGGTGTATTGCGTTACGGAATGCCTATTGATCAGGTTATTAAACTGGTTTCAGGTTTACAACTGGATAGTGAATCTATTAATACGTGGAAAGTCGGGGTAGAACGTGCTTTGAAGAAATATATCCCGGATGGCACTCAAATTAAAGAACAACCATGTCCTGAATGTGGACAGAAAACGCTGGTATATCAGGAAGGATGCCTGAAATGTAGCAGTTGTGGTTACTCAAAATGCGGTTGA
- the gcvT gene encoding glycine cleavage system aminomethyltransferase GcvT: MKTTPFTNKHIALGAKMHEFAGYNMPIEYSGITDEHMTVRNGVGVFDVSHMGEFWVKGPNALAFLQKVTSNDVSVLPLGKAQYSCFPNGKGGIVDDLLVYHFEENKYLLVVNASNIEKDWNWCVENNTEGAELENASDWMAQLAVQGPKATEMLQKLTGTDLSQIPYYGFAVGDFAGVENVILSNTGYTGAGGFELYFYPEHGDKIWDALFATGAEFGIKPIGLGARDSLRLEKGFCLYGNDIDDTTSPIEAGLGWITKFADGKNFIDRSLLEKQKAEGVSRKLVRFELKERGIPRHEYSIVNETGDVIGVVTSGTMLPDTKKGIGMGYVQAAYSKPGSVVYIQIRNKNLEAIVVK, from the coding sequence ATGAAAACAACTCCATTTACAAACAAACACATTGCTCTGGGAGCAAAAATGCACGAATTTGCAGGTTATAATATGCCGATTGAATACAGCGGAATAACCGATGAACACATGACGGTTCGTAACGGTGTAGGAGTCTTTGATGTGTCTCACATGGGTGAATTTTGGGTAAAAGGTCCTAATGCATTGGCTTTTCTCCAGAAAGTAACTTCAAACGATGTTTCCGTGTTGCCACTCGGTAAGGCGCAGTATTCTTGCTTCCCTAATGGTAAAGGGGGTATCGTTGACGACTTATTGGTTTATCATTTCGAAGAAAACAAATACCTGTTGGTGGTAAATGCCTCTAATATCGAAAAAGACTGGAATTGGTGTGTTGAGAATAACACCGAAGGTGCAGAACTTGAAAATGCTTCCGATTGGATGGCGCAGCTGGCTGTGCAAGGTCCTAAAGCAACAGAAATGTTGCAGAAGCTGACCGGCACTGATCTTTCGCAGATTCCTTATTACGGCTTTGCAGTTGGTGATTTTGCAGGTGTCGAAAACGTTATTCTTTCTAACACAGGTTATACCGGTGCGGGAGGTTTCGAATTATATTTTTATCCTGAACATGGGGATAAAATTTGGGATGCACTTTTCGCTACTGGTGCCGAATTCGGAATTAAACCAATCGGCTTGGGAGCGCGTGATTCGTTGCGCCTCGAAAAGGGTTTTTGCTTGTATGGAAATGATATTGATGATACCACATCGCCTATCGAAGCCGGCTTAGGTTGGATTACCAAGTTTGCTGACGGAAAAAACTTTATTGACCGTTCGTTGCTTGAAAAGCAAAAAGCCGAAGGCGTAAGCCGTAAGTTGGTACGTTTTGAATTAAAAGAACGTGGCATTCCCCGTCATGAATATAGCATTGTAAATGAAACTGGAGATGTTATAGGAGTAGTAACTTCGGGAACTATGCTGCCTGATACCAAAAAAGGAATCGGAATGGGTTATGTTCAGGCTGCCTACAGCAAACCAGGTTCTGTGGTTTACATTCAGATAAGAAATAAAAATCTGGAAGCAATAGTAGTAAAATAA
- a CDS encoding NADP-dependent malic enzyme, which translates to MAKLTREDALLYHSQGKPGKIEVVPTKPYSSQRDLSLAYSPGVAEPCLEIEKDESTAYDYTSKGNLVAVISNGTAVLGLGDIGALAGKPVMEGKGLLFKIFAGIDVFDIEVNEKDPEKFIQVVKAIAPTFGGINLEDIKAPECFEIEERLKAELDIPLMHDDQHGTAIISAAGLINALELVGKKIEDVKIVVNGAGAAANSCTQLYMMLGAKLENIVMVDSKGVINKQRTDLNSRKKPFATDRTITTLAEAVKDSDVFLGLSIAGVLSIDMVRSMNANPIVFALANPNPEISYEDALSARKDIIFATGRSDHPNQINNVLGFPYIFRGALDVRAKCINEEMKVAAVRAIAELTKKPVPDVVNAAYNLKRITFGRDYIIPKPLDPRLLTIVAPAVAKAAMESGVARKDITDWNAYCDKLRGLMGNDNKMLRHFYETAKQNPKRVVFSESNHLNMIKAAESAYAEGICFPILIGNEEKIANIAAENDIDLTGIEIINLRHDREEKRRNIYAKKLSEKRSREGMTFDEAYEKMYERNYFGMMMVETGEADALITGVYTKYADSVQAAKDVIGLRPGLKHMAAMQIMNTKKGTFFLADTLFNRHPSTEALIDIAKLTHETVKFFAHEPVMAMLSYSNFGSDKQGSPASVHQVVETLHTEYPEMLVDGEMQVTFALNKELRDKKFPFSKLAGKNVNTLIFPNLSSANTAYKMLIEMGLAESIGPIQMGLNKPVHILDVESSVRDIVNMTAIAVLDAIVEEIKVNSDTKINL; encoded by the coding sequence ATGGCAAAGTTAACCAGAGAAGATGCTCTTCTCTATCACTCTCAGGGGAAGCCTGGGAAAATCGAGGTAGTTCCTACCAAACCCTACAGTTCTCAACGTGATTTATCATTGGCTTACTCTCCGGGAGTTGCTGAGCCATGTTTAGAAATTGAAAAAGATGAAAGTACAGCCTATGATTACACTTCAAAAGGTAATTTAGTAGCCGTTATTTCTAACGGTACAGCAGTACTAGGATTAGGAGATATAGGTGCGCTGGCCGGAAAACCGGTAATGGAAGGAAAAGGTTTATTGTTTAAAATTTTTGCAGGTATTGATGTTTTTGACATTGAGGTAAATGAAAAAGATCCTGAGAAATTTATTCAGGTAGTGAAAGCCATTGCACCGACTTTTGGAGGTATTAATCTTGAGGATATTAAGGCTCCAGAATGTTTTGAAATTGAAGAGCGCTTGAAAGCTGAGTTGGACATTCCGTTGATGCACGACGACCAACACGGTACGGCTATTATATCTGCCGCCGGGTTAATCAATGCTCTTGAATTGGTTGGAAAGAAAATAGAAGATGTAAAAATTGTGGTAAATGGTGCAGGAGCTGCCGCCAATTCATGTACTCAACTGTATATGATGCTTGGTGCTAAATTAGAGAACATCGTTATGGTGGATTCTAAAGGTGTTATTAACAAACAACGCACCGACTTAAATTCAAGAAAGAAACCATTTGCGACTGACAGAACTATCACAACACTGGCCGAAGCTGTAAAAGACTCTGACGTATTTTTGGGATTATCTATAGCCGGAGTTTTATCTATCGATATGGTTCGATCTATGAACGCTAATCCGATTGTATTTGCACTTGCTAACCCTAATCCTGAAATATCTTATGAAGATGCTTTATCTGCACGTAAAGACATTATTTTTGCTACCGGACGTTCTGATCATCCTAACCAAATCAATAACGTATTAGGATTCCCTTACATTTTCCGTGGAGCTTTGGATGTACGCGCCAAATGTATTAACGAGGAAATGAAAGTGGCAGCTGTTCGTGCTATTGCAGAATTGACAAAGAAACCGGTTCCTGATGTTGTAAATGCGGCTTATAATCTGAAACGTATTACATTTGGACGCGACTATATTATTCCAAAACCACTTGACCCACGCTTGTTGACCATTGTGGCTCCTGCTGTAGCTAAAGCTGCTATGGAATCAGGAGTAGCCCGCAAAGACATTACCGATTGGAACGCATATTGCGATAAACTTCGCGGATTGATGGGCAACGACAACAAGATGCTACGTCACTTCTACGAAACTGCGAAACAAAATCCCAAACGTGTTGTATTCTCCGAATCCAATCACCTAAATATGATTAAGGCAGCCGAATCGGCTTATGCTGAAGGTATCTGTTTCCCTATTTTGATCGGAAATGAAGAAAAAATAGCCAATATTGCTGCAGAAAATGACATTGACTTAACCGGAATTGAAATTATCAATCTTCGTCACGACAGAGAAGAAAAACGCAGGAATATATACGCTAAAAAACTTTCAGAGAAAAGAAGTCGCGAAGGTATGACTTTCGACGAAGCTTACGAGAAAATGTACGAAAGAAACTACTTTGGTATGATGATGGTGGAAACCGGAGAGGCCGATGCGCTGATTACCGGTGTGTATACTAAATATGCCGACTCAGTTCAGGCTGCTAAAGATGTAATTGGTTTACGTCCTGGTTTGAAACATATGGCTGCCATGCAAATCATGAATACCAAGAAAGGAACTTTCTTCCTGGCAGATACATTGTTTAATCGTCACCCATCGACTGAAGCATTGATTGATATTGCTAAACTGACACACGAAACCGTAAAATTCTTTGCACACGAACCAGTAATGGCAATGTTGTCTTATTCGAACTTTGGATCAGACAAGCAAGGAAGTCCGGCCAGTGTACATCAGGTAGTAGAAACTTTGCATACAGAGTATCCGGAAATGCTTGTTGATGGAGAAATGCAGGTAACTTTTGCTTTGAACAAAGAACTTCGCGACAAAAAGTTCCCATTCTCAAAATTAGCCGGTAAAAATGTAAATACATTGATTTTCCCTAACTTAAGCTCAGCCAACACTGCTTATAAAATGTTGATTGAAATGGGTCTGGCCGAATCAATCGGACCAATTCAAATGGGATTGAACAAACCGGTTCATATTTTGGATGTTGAAAGTTCAGTGCGTGACATCGTAAACATGACTGCCATTGCGGTACTTGATGCCATAGTTGAAGAAATCAAAGTAAACTCTGATACGAAAATCAATTTGTAA
- the recF gene encoding DNA replication/repair protein RecF (All proteins in this family for which functions are known are DNA-binding proteins that assist the filamentation of RecA onto DNA for the initiation of recombination or recombinational repair.) has protein sequence MRLNSLSILNYKNIREAELVFSPNINCFIGNNGMGKTNILDAIYFLSFCKSHSNSIDSQNILHGAEFCLLQGKYTLGDQTEDIYCGMKMRQKKQFKRNKKEYERLSDHIGLLPLVLVSPDDSELIQGGSEERRKFIDGVISQYNKTYLNNLLQYNNALKQRNALLKSEKPVDDSLLDIWEEQMAAFGNYIYEQRKLFIDEFIPVFQNYYSYISVGNEQISLSYHSQHHDRDIKTKMLATRDRDRILGYSTQGIHKDDLEMLLGDYPIKRVGSQGQNKTYLISLKLAQFDFLKRTHNLSPLLLLDDIFDKLDSVRVKKIIELVSGDTFGQIFITDTNREHLDLLLLQLEQDATIFTVENGEISC, from the coding sequence ATGCGTCTCAATTCTCTATCCATACTCAATTACAAGAATATCCGCGAAGCTGAATTGGTTTTTTCGCCTAACATAAATTGTTTTATCGGAAATAATGGTATGGGAAAAACCAATATTCTGGATGCAATTTATTTTTTATCGTTTTGCAAAAGTCATTCTAACTCTATCGATTCTCAAAATATCTTGCATGGTGCCGAATTTTGTCTACTTCAGGGGAAATATACTTTGGGCGATCAAACCGAAGATATTTACTGTGGTATGAAGATGCGTCAGAAAAAACAATTCAAGCGCAATAAAAAAGAATACGAACGTCTGTCGGATCATATCGGATTGTTGCCGTTGGTATTGGTTTCACCCGATGATTCGGAGTTGATCCAGGGAGGCAGTGAAGAGCGTCGCAAATTCATTGATGGGGTTATATCTCAATACAATAAAACCTACCTGAATAATTTACTTCAATACAACAATGCGTTGAAACAACGAAATGCATTGTTGAAATCGGAAAAACCTGTAGATGATTCTTTACTTGACATCTGGGAAGAGCAAATGGCTGCTTTTGGTAATTATATATATGAGCAACGCAAACTGTTTATTGATGAGTTCATCCCTGTTTTTCAAAATTATTATTCGTATATATCCGTTGGAAACGAACAGATAAGTCTTTCATATCACTCGCAACATCATGATCGGGATATAAAAACTAAAATGCTGGCCACACGCGATCGTGATCGAATACTTGGTTATTCTACTCAGGGAATTCATAAAGATGATCTTGAAATGTTATTGGGAGATTACCCAATTAAGCGAGTTGGCTCACAGGGACAAAACAAAACATATCTTATATCATTAAAACTAGCACAGTTTGATTTTTTAAAACGAACACACAATCTATCCCCTCTTTTGTTGCTAGATGATATATTTGATAAGCTCGATTCTGTTCGCGTAAAAAAGATAATTGAGCTGGTATCAGGCGATACGTTTGGTCAAATATTTATTACTGATACCAACCGGGAGCATCTGGATCTACTTCTTCTTCAGTTAGAGCAAGATGCAACTATTTTCACTGTTGAAAATGGTGAAATATCTTGCTAA